The genomic stretch CACCGCCTCCTCGGCGGCAATACCTTCTGCAGGAGGAACAAGAATCGTTTTGATGATGGCCGCCTTTCCCGATATTCCGACAGCCACTTTTTTCTCTTTAATTTTCTCCGCCGACACCAACTCCTCAACAGCCCGCATGACTTCTTCATGCTCGAGAACCGCCCCGTCCGATACAGCGCCATAGGCAAGCGAGGCCATGCCCAGTCGGCCAAGAGAAGTCCCGTTTTTGCCTTGAACTAGTTGAACCAGTTTGACGGCATGACTGCCAATATCGATGGCTAGTGGAAAGCTTTTTTTACCGAACACTTGTCTCGACCTGGGCGGGAAATTCTACCAACGAATATATAATGGAACCCATGTAAAAGTAAGCAACATCAATATCATACACGAATAACCAATAAAAATCCGCCCCTTTCCAAGAGATTCTCCTTGGTCCCAGAGCGGATATCGTCTACGACCAAGGAAAAGCGCGACCATGGCCCATAGCAGCCAGCCCGGCCACCAGTACGACATCACCAGCAATAACCCTCCCACCGTGGTGGAAACGGTGCGATGCCACCGGCTTAAAAGGGAAAACACGATATGTCCACCATCAAGTTGGCCGGCAGGTATCAAGTTGAGAGAAGTGACGAAAAATCCGCACCACCCAGCGAAAGCCATCGGATGAAGATTAACCCCCTCACCGGCATCACGGACCCCCAGCACGATCCACATCGCCGCCTTGAAAAGGAGAGAAGTGCCAAGACCAAGGCCGGAGCTGTGGTCCGGACCCTCCGCGGGGAGAACCGAGGACAATGAAAGACCGATAAGCACGGCCGGCAGAGCCACAGACATTCCGGCCAGGGGACCTGCGACGGCGACATCCAAAAGTACTTTTCGGCTCATAATCGGACTTTTTATCCGGATTACCGCCCCAAAAGTACCGAAAAGTGTCGGTGCCGGAATAAAAAAGGGAAGAGAAGCGTCGACTCCCCAGAATCTGGAGGCAAAATAATGACCCAATTCATGGGCCCCTAGTATCAACAACAATGTCGCCGAAAACGGGAGCCCTAGCTCAAGCAGAGACGGATCGCCCCAAATCGCTTCAGGGTAAATGCCCCGCTGCATGGCACCAGCCATGAGAGTTGATAAGGCAGTTAAAAAAAATAACAACGCTGGGATAAGCACTTCGGAATGCTTAAAGTGGAGTAGGGCTAGAAGACGCCACCTGAGGTTTCGAATAGCAGAAAACCGTTTGCGGTTAAATTGGCGAGGCTGGCCATGCAAATTCACGAATACAGGCGACCTTCCATCGGGTTTTAACACCATAGAAAACTCATTTTTTTAATTCGCTGACCGAGACTGCCTATACAGTTCGAGATGTATAAATACGACCCCATACGAACAATTGCCAACCGTGGCAACCGGGGGTGCCCATTTTTAGCCTCATATGAGATTATCATCCTAACGGACACCCACACGAGCCAACTACGGTGATCATGAACCGATATAAATTCTGGATTACAGCACTGCTCAGCACACTGGCCCTCGCAGCTATAGGGTGTGGTTCTGCTACTGCCCCAGCGCGTCAAATAACCACAAGCACGCCCGAAGTGAGTACACCTGCCATTCCAGAGTCATCGCCCTCACCTCGATTGCCCAATCTTCAGCCGCTCGGAAAATGGGTGGCCTCTCCACTACCTCTACCAAATACACCTCGCGAAGTAATATCTAAGCAATTGCGCTCGAATCCAGACGGCCCACGAGCTGACAGCGATTTATACAACTTGGCTCTCTATGAGTTCGCTGACAGGAATTTCGACACCGCCGCCCGATACCTCCAAACACTTGAAAAACGCTTCCCCCTCTCCTCTCTATATGAGGAAAGCGAATACCTCCTAGGCCTCGCACTTCAGGCTGGCGGGAGATACCGAGACGCATTTCTTCCGCTTCGTGGCAGCCTGAGCAAAGAGAAAACAACGCTTCGGCGGGCGCTTTTGCTGGCAGCGCTAGGAGAGGTATATGAATCAAGAAAAGACCCCTACGCCGCGCTCGAATCATACGCCAAGGCACTCGGGCTACATCCTGCCCTTCCTAACGCCTCCTTGCTCCGAGCACGGATTTTTTCTTTGGCAAAAATGTCCCTGACAACTACCCAGGTGCAGACCTCTGCCAAACGCTTTAAGAATGAGCCAGCGGGGCCGATTCTCAGACTTGAGTTCATTCACCGCGCTATAGCTGAAAACAGACCTGAAACCGCCCTCGCCGCCGCGAGACTTTTTTTAAAAGACTACCCGAAACACCGAGAAATCGAAAAAACAAGAAAAATTGTAAGTCAACTTCGAGACGAGCTCGACGTCAAGCAAGGGCGCGTAGGAGTTCTCTTGCCGCTTTCAGGACCCGCAGCCGCCGCAGGGGAAAGAGTCTACCAGGGGGTACAACTCGCCCTCCGGCATGCACTGGAGCAAAACTCCCGACTTCGAATTCAACTAGCGGTCCGGGACACACGCAGCACAGCTCAAAAGGCGGGGGATGCATCTGCAAAAGCGACAGAACTCATTGAAAAGGAAAAAGTAGTCGCACTCATCGGCCCCTTCTTCAGCCTTGCCACGGAAGAAGCCGCCTCGGTGGCGCATAAAAAAAATACCCCGCTTATCACACCATTCGCGATACGCATGGACATGAAAAAGAGCAGCCCAATGGTATTCCGCAACTCCCTAACCAACCAACTCCAAAGTAAGGGTATCGCTGCCTATGCGGTTCAGAACCTAGGTATAGAACGGTTTGCCGTTTTGTATCCAGATGACCGAGACGGAAGGGAGCTGGCCGAATTTTTCTCTGAAGACATCAGGAAGCTTGGCGGTCGCGTAGTGAAAATGATTTCCTTCTCACCCACCGCCAACGATTTTGGCCCTCAGATGCGCGCCCTTGGTGGACTCTCCGACGCCCAATTGAGACGGCGCAGGAGTGCCCTTGGCCTCAAGAAAAATGAGCCCTACAAAATAAAACTTCCCTTCGATGCCCTTTTCGTGCCCACATATCACGATAAGGCCGTCCTCATATCTCCGCAGGTACCCTTTTACAACATGCAGGGTATTCGCCTTCTCGGAGGACGAGGATGGAACAACAGAGATCTCATCCGATACGGAGAGAAATACGTTGAGCGCGCAACTTTCGTCGATGGATTTTTCCCGGACTCCGAGGAGCCAAGAGTCGTTCGCTTCTCAAATGACTTCATCCGGCTTTTCGGGCGAAAACCAGACATTTTCTCTGCACTGGGATACGACGCAGCCATGATCGTTTTTTCTGGGCTCGCCAAGGGTGGAGATTCCCGCGATAAAATGAGGACCTACTTGAGCCGCCTAATCGGCTTCGAGGGAGTCATGGGCCTAACGGATATGGGCCCTGACGGTGACACAAAAAGACAGCTTTTCGTCCTGACCGTGAAGCGGCGAAAAATCGAACACCTTCAGATGGTAACTCCTCACCGAGCCATTGCCATCAAGGACGGCGCACCACAAATCAGCAACGGAACATCCTCCAGCGTCTCTGGGCAGAACCCCACGCTACCTTAATTATCCTCTCTAACGGATTAACGGCTACTGGACTCCGGTCGAAACGGATCGAACGCTGGAGCAGTGAGGCCTCTCCGTTTGCGCCTTGTACTGGATCTCGATTTGGATTTTGACCTAAAAGGTATGGTATTGGAGATATCTCCGATTTTGGAGGAAGGCTTAGAGAATATTCCTTCAGACTCTTCTCCCGCGCCCGTATCACTCTTAAAATAATCAGATGGGCCTTTGGTCTTTTCCCTCGAACTAGCGGAAAAACTCGAAGGCTCGGAACCTTTGATGAAGGCCTGTCTCACAGAACCTTTCGTACCCCGAGAAACCCGCAGGCCGGTTCGTGGATTAATCGTGACAATTTTCACCTTGGCTGGACGCTTGAATCTTTTCCGGGGCAATCCCTCGTGAATCGACTCCGTGATGTTCATCCAAATCGGCAGCGCAGCGTGGCCGCCTGTTTCATTCCTGCCGAGGGTGGACTTATCATCCATGCCTACCCATACCCCTGTCGAGTATTGTGGAGAGACGCCTACGAACCACGCATCCTGATAATCATTGGTGGTACCCGTCTTTCCGGCCAGAGCTCGCTTTAAGGCCCTCGCCTTGACTGCAGTCCCGGACTGAACCACGTTTTCAAGAAGGCTGAGCATGATATACGCCTCCTCGGGAGGCACCGCCTGCGTGATTGAGGGAACGGCACTCCAGACAGTTTTATTGTCTGAATCCTGAATATAAGTGATAACGTGCGGCTCTAAGCGCCGCCCCCTGTTGGCCAGCGTTGCATAAAGGGAGGTGAGTTCGAGAAGCGTAACGCCACTCGAACCCAGAGCGATAGATAGGTTTCTCTTCAACGGTGAGCGAATCCCGAGGTCCTGAGCTCGCCTGACGATCTTCCTGACCCCAACAGAGTTTGCCAATTTCACAGTGATGACATTCCGTGACCGGGCTATCGCCTCTCGCAGAGTGGTGGGCCCATAAAATTTCTTCTCGAAATTTGTCGGCTTCCAGAAATCCTGCTGGCCGCTCCGCGGAAAAATGATTGGCGTATCCATGATGATATCCGAAGGCGTCCAACCCTCGCTGATAGCCGCCGAATAAACTACGGGCTTGAACGCAGAGCCTGGTGGCCTCACAGCCTGGTAGGCCCGGTTGAATTGGCTACGCTCAAAGTCGTATCCGCCCGTCATCGCCCTAATAGCGCCGGTCGCAGGCTCCGTCACGACAGCCGCCGCCTGAACATCAGGCTCTTGCACCAATGCCACAGGCACAGGCTCGCCCCTAAGAGAATCACCCCGTCTCTCGCGCTCAAGGCGCTGGACCAAAACGATATCCCCGCGCCGGAGAATTTCCTGGAATTTATCTAGAACCAATCCTTTTCCATTTTGCCTGGGGTCGAACGGACGCGCCCATTCGGCATTCTCGATATCAAGAATCGCCTCGCCTCTTTTGAGTTGAAGTCGAGCGACATCAGACTTCAACTCATAGACAACCGCCGGCATCCAGCGGCCCTCTCGAAACTCCCGCCTGTTGCTACGCTCTCCCATGAGTTGGTCGACCGCACGCCAAATCCGCTCCGGGGTCCATCTCAAATCGACCGAACCGACTGGCCCCCTGTAGCCACGGCGGCGATCGACCTCGATAATTCCTTGCCGAACGGCAGCAACCGTAGAGCGCTGCACTTCGCGGCGAATAGAGGTATGAACTTTTAGTCCCCCTCGATACAGCTTGGCTGCACCGAAACGGCGTTCAACCCTTCTGCGGACGAACTCAACAACATAATCACTATCTCCCCGACCCGGCAATTTTTTCGCCAAGCGGATTGGTGTAACTTCAGCCCTCGCCCACTCATCCGGGGTGATGAAATTTTCCTCGATCATACGGCGCAACACATGTGCCCGACGTCGAAGCGCACGACGGTAGGATTTGAAGGGATTATAGGCGGAGGGTGCACGCGGAAGACCCGCCAATAGCGCCGCCTCGGGCAGCGTGAGAGCCTCCGCATTCTTACCAAAATAAACGCGAGCGGCGGCTTCGATGCCATAGGCGCCATCGCCAAAATAAATTTGATTCAAATAGAGATTGAGAATTTCTCGCTTACTGTATGTCCGCTCGATTCGAACGGCCAAGATAGCTTCTCGAATTTTACGATCAATCGTCCGCTTGGGATTCAAAAATAGCGATTTGGCTAACTGCTGGGTTATCGTGCTGCCGCCCTGGACCACCCCCCAGTCGAGAATATTCCTCACCGCCGCACGTACGATACCGATCAAATCAACTCCAGAGTGCTCCTCAAAGCGAACGTCCTCGGTCGCGAGGATGGCCTGTATCACCACATCGGGTATTTGATCGAGCGTAACTAGAAAACGGCGCTCGACATAAAACTCCCGCAAAAGGCTTCCGCTTTGATCGAACACGCGGGTAACAAGACTCGGTTTATTTTTCCGAAGGACATTAACGTTCGGCAGCTCGACGGCGACTTTTTGGTAGTAATAAAGTCCGACACCAGTTGCGGCGACCCCGCAAAGCATGGTGACGATCAAGCCAAAAGCAAGAGAGAAGCGAACAAATCGGCGTATGGCCCGGAGAAATCTTCCCAACGCTAGAGATAGATATACTCTCCTCTGATTTGGCCTTGAGGGGCTTTTTCGGGGGAGAGCTTGTTTTTCTTGTGCCTTATTTCGGGGCCGCAGAACCATCGTGTTCTCGCTCCCAACATAAACATAACGGGCGGCGCAACAACATCACCATAACATCATCAAGCCTGGACCGACCCACATGATATTGTAAAAGCCTGCCCCGTAACGCCCTTCGCG from Nitrospinaceae bacterium encodes the following:
- the pilM gene encoding pilus assembly protein PilM — its product is MFGKKSFPLAIDIGSHAVKLVQLVQGKNGTSLGRLGMASLAYGAVSDGAVLEHEEVMRAVEELVSAEKIKEKKVAVGISGKAAIIKTILVPPAEGIAAEEAV
- a CDS encoding site-2 protease family protein — encoded protein: MVLKPDGRSPVFVNLHGQPRQFNRKRFSAIRNLRWRLLALLHFKHSEVLIPALLFFLTALSTLMAGAMQRGIYPEAIWGDPSLLELGLPFSATLLLILGAHELGHYFASRFWGVDASLPFFIPAPTLFGTFGAVIRIKSPIMSRKVLLDVAVAGPLAGMSVALPAVLIGLSLSSVLPAEGPDHSSGLGLGTSLLFKAAMWIVLGVRDAGEGVNLHPMAFAGWCGFFVTSLNLIPAGQLDGGHIVFSLLSRWHRTVSTTVGGLLLVMSYWWPGWLLWAMVALFLGRRRYPLWDQGESLGKGRIFIGYSCMILMLLTFTWVPLYIRW
- a CDS encoding ABC transporter substrate-binding protein yields the protein MALYEFADRNFDTAARYLQTLEKRFPLSSLYEESEYLLGLALQAGGRYRDAFLPLRGSLSKEKTTLRRALLLAALGEVYESRKDPYAALESYAKALGLHPALPNASLLRARIFSLAKMSLTTTQVQTSAKRFKNEPAGPILRLEFIHRAIAENRPETALAAARLFLKDYPKHREIEKTRKIVSQLRDELDVKQGRVGVLLPLSGPAAAAGERVYQGVQLALRHALEQNSRLRIQLAVRDTRSTAQKAGDASAKATELIEKEKVVALIGPFFSLATEEAASVAHKKNTPLITPFAIRMDMKKSSPMVFRNSLTNQLQSKGIAAYAVQNLGIERFAVLYPDDRDGRELAEFFSEDIRKLGGRVVKMISFSPTANDFGPQMRALGGLSDAQLRRRRSALGLKKNEPYKIKLPFDALFVPTYHDKAVLISPQVPFYNMQGIRLLGGRGWNNRDLIRYGEKYVERATFVDGFFPDSEEPRVVRFSNDFIRLFGRKPDIFSALGYDAAMIVFSGLAKGGDSRDKMRTYLSRLIGFEGVMGLTDMGPDGDTKRQLFVLTVKRRKIEHLQMVTPHRAIAIKDGAPQISNGTSSSVSGQNPTLP
- a CDS encoding PBP1A family penicillin-binding protein; the protein is MVLRPRNKAQEKQALPRKSPSRPNQRRVYLSLALGRFLRAIRRFVRFSLAFGLIVTMLCGVAATGVGLYYYQKVAVELPNVNVLRKNKPSLVTRVFDQSGSLLREFYVERRFLVTLDQIPDVVIQAILATEDVRFEEHSGVDLIGIVRAAVRNILDWGVVQGGSTITQQLAKSLFLNPKRTIDRKIREAILAVRIERTYSKREILNLYLNQIYFGDGAYGIEAAARVYFGKNAEALTLPEAALLAGLPRAPSAYNPFKSYRRALRRRAHVLRRMIEENFITPDEWARAEVTPIRLAKKLPGRGDSDYVVEFVRRRVERRFGAAKLYRGGLKVHTSIRREVQRSTVAAVRQGIIEVDRRRGYRGPVGSVDLRWTPERIWRAVDQLMGERSNRREFREGRWMPAVVYELKSDVARLQLKRGEAILDIENAEWARPFDPRQNGKGLVLDKFQEILRRGDIVLVQRLERERRGDSLRGEPVPVALVQEPDVQAAAVVTEPATGAIRAMTGGYDFERSQFNRAYQAVRPPGSAFKPVVYSAAISEGWTPSDIIMDTPIIFPRSGQQDFWKPTNFEKKFYGPTTLREAIARSRNVITVKLANSVGVRKIVRRAQDLGIRSPLKRNLSIALGSSGVTLLELTSLYATLANRGRRLEPHVITYIQDSDNKTVWSAVPSITQAVPPEEAYIMLSLLENVVQSGTAVKARALKRALAGKTGTTNDYQDAWFVGVSPQYSTGVWVGMDDKSTLGRNETGGHAALPIWMNITESIHEGLPRKRFKRPAKVKIVTINPRTGLRVSRGTKGSVRQAFIKGSEPSSFSASSREKTKGPSDYFKSDTGAGEESEGIFSKPSSKIGDISNTIPFRSKSKSRSSTRRKRRGLTAPAFDPFRPESSSR